A part of Vigna radiata var. radiata cultivar VC1973A chromosome 11, Vradiata_ver6, whole genome shotgun sequence genomic DNA contains:
- the LOC106777862 gene encoding protein TWIN LOV 1 isoform X1 — MPMDLCAQIQRSFDQRYTSHARHSLDELPDSFTITDPHIPGHPIVFASPGFLKLTGYARCEVLGKTAAIFQGPGTSRRSVMEIREAVREERTEQVVLLNYRKDGTPFWMLFCVCPVFSGDGGAVVHFVAVQVPLLKKDGSGVRDFGFGCCRKEVCTDSLSELGRVCSVEQVLERDVIELEREDPCVASDEEMRSAVTAMDNIFSVLTHFSEATGRLVCRKRCSVPDVGLLSTSLIISLGRIKQSFVLTNPHLPDMPIVYASDAFLKLTGYGRSEVLGRNCRFLGGTDTDTSTLYLIKESIKAEQPCTVRILNYRKDESSFWNFLHISPVRDASGKVAYFVGVQIEDSNKNDDRQCLSPEKRQLSVVGVVKVAVRSLSMSAGSSKS, encoded by the exons ATGCCGATGGACCTGTGTGCCCAAATCCAGAGATCCTTCGACCAACGTTACACCTCCCACGCGCGCCACTCGCTCGACGAATTGCCTGACAGCTTCACCATCACCGACCCCCACATCCCGGGCCACCCTATCGTTTTCGCAAGCCCGGGCTTCCTCAAGCTCACGGGCTACGCGCGCTGCGAGGTCCTGGGCAAGACCGCCGCCATCTTCCAGGGCCCGGGCACTTCCCGGAGGTCCGTCATGGAAATCCGTGAGGCCGTCCGAGAGGAGCGCACCGAGCAGGTCGTTTTGCTCAACTACCGTAAGGACGGCACGCCGTTCTGGATGCTATTCTGCGTCTGTCCCGTGTTCAGCGGCGACGGCGGCGCCGTCGTTCACTTCGTCGCTGTTCAAGTCCCGCTTCTCAAAAAGGATGGCTCCGGCGTCAGGGATTTCGGCTTCGGGTGTTGTCGGAAGGAAGTATGCACTGATTCGTTATCGGAGCTTGGTCGCGTGTGTTCCGTGGAGCAAGTGTTGGAACGTGATGTCATTG AATTGGAGAGGGAAGATCCGTGTGTGGCGAGTGATGAGGAGATGCGAAGTGCCGTCACTGCCATGGACAATATCTTCTCTGTGCTAACCCATTTTAGTGAGGCAACTGGCAGATTAGTGTGTAGGAAGAGGTGCAGCGTTCCTGACGTGGGTCTTTTAAGCACATCCTTGATTATATCTCTTGGTAGAATCAAACAAAGCTTTGTATT AACTAATCCTCATTTACCGGACATGCCTATTGTTTATGCTAGTGATGCCTTCTTGAAATTGACAG GTTATGGAAGAAGTGAAGTTTTGGGTCGCAACTGTAGGTTTTTAGGTGGAACAGATACTGATACCTCTACTTTATATCTG ATAAAGGAAAGCATTAAAGCTGAACAACCATGCACAGTACGTATTTTGAATTACAG GAAGGACGAAAGTTCATTTTGGAATTTTCTTCACATCTCACCCGTTCGTGATGCTTCTGGCAAG GTTGCATACTTTGTGGGAGTTCAAATAGAAGACAGCAATAAAAATGACGATAGGCAGTGTTTGAGTCCAGAGAAAAGGCAGCTTAGTGTGGTTGGTGTAGTGAAGGTTGCAGTGAGGAGTTTATCAATGAGTGCGGGATCTTCAAAGTCGTAG
- the LOC106777862 gene encoding protein TWIN LOV 1 isoform X2, with translation MPMDLCAQIQRSFDQRYTSHARHSLDELPDSFTITDPHIPGHPIVFASPGFLKLTGYARCEVLGKTAAIFQGPGTSRRSVMEIREAVREERTEQVVLLNYRKDGTPFWMLFCVCPVFSGDGGAVVHFVAVQVPLLKKDGSGVRDFGFGCCRKEVCTDSLSELGRVCSVEQVLERDVIELEREDPCVASDEEMRSAVTAMDNIFSVLTHFSEATGRLVCRKRCSVPDVGLLSTSLIISLGRIKQSFVLTNPHLPDMPIVYASDAFLKLTGYGRSEVLGRNCRFLGGTDTDTSTLYLIKESIKAEQPCTEGRKFILEFSSHLTRS, from the exons ATGCCGATGGACCTGTGTGCCCAAATCCAGAGATCCTTCGACCAACGTTACACCTCCCACGCGCGCCACTCGCTCGACGAATTGCCTGACAGCTTCACCATCACCGACCCCCACATCCCGGGCCACCCTATCGTTTTCGCAAGCCCGGGCTTCCTCAAGCTCACGGGCTACGCGCGCTGCGAGGTCCTGGGCAAGACCGCCGCCATCTTCCAGGGCCCGGGCACTTCCCGGAGGTCCGTCATGGAAATCCGTGAGGCCGTCCGAGAGGAGCGCACCGAGCAGGTCGTTTTGCTCAACTACCGTAAGGACGGCACGCCGTTCTGGATGCTATTCTGCGTCTGTCCCGTGTTCAGCGGCGACGGCGGCGCCGTCGTTCACTTCGTCGCTGTTCAAGTCCCGCTTCTCAAAAAGGATGGCTCCGGCGTCAGGGATTTCGGCTTCGGGTGTTGTCGGAAGGAAGTATGCACTGATTCGTTATCGGAGCTTGGTCGCGTGTGTTCCGTGGAGCAAGTGTTGGAACGTGATGTCATTG AATTGGAGAGGGAAGATCCGTGTGTGGCGAGTGATGAGGAGATGCGAAGTGCCGTCACTGCCATGGACAATATCTTCTCTGTGCTAACCCATTTTAGTGAGGCAACTGGCAGATTAGTGTGTAGGAAGAGGTGCAGCGTTCCTGACGTGGGTCTTTTAAGCACATCCTTGATTATATCTCTTGGTAGAATCAAACAAAGCTTTGTATT AACTAATCCTCATTTACCGGACATGCCTATTGTTTATGCTAGTGATGCCTTCTTGAAATTGACAG GTTATGGAAGAAGTGAAGTTTTGGGTCGCAACTGTAGGTTTTTAGGTGGAACAGATACTGATACCTCTACTTTATATCTG ATAAAGGAAAGCATTAAAGCTGAACAACCATGCACA GAAGGACGAAAGTTCATTTTGGAATTTTCTTCACATCTCACCCGTTCGTGA
- the LOC106777475 gene encoding aldehyde oxidase GLOX, whose amino-acid sequence MAFKIKNLPSFFLILLQTIFFQLVIAIENGTNTKGGHWVELKRSIGISAMHMQLMYDNKVVIFDRTDFGPSNISLSHHRCRFNPHDLALKLDCTAHSVLYDLSHNTLRPLTLRTDAWCSSGALTPDGSLLQTGGFNDGYTTLRSFTPCPQHNTCDWRELRNHSLSNSRWYSSNQILPSGKIIVVGGRNSFTYEFVPKNDVASKSFHYLPFLKLTRDPNRGEENNLYPFLHLLPDGNLFIFANRNSILFDYTTNKVLRNFPIIPGQEKRNYPSTASSVLLPLNLTGLNGTRLPDAEIMICGGAYPGAFSLANTLKIFLEASRTCGRLRVTDSKPVWVMETMPTPRVMPDMVLLPNGNVIILNGAMNGTAGWENAANPVLYPVLYRPGLVDQFPRFQLLAPASTPRMYHSSAVLVPDGRVLVGGSNPHRVYNFRANPYPTELSLDAYYPEYLETEFDSLRPSIVAVEATNNTASYGGMFAVNFLLREYRVGGVGVTLVAPSFTTHSFAMNQRLLVLEVVGVEQVAPSGYRVVARAPPSLTVAPPGFYMLFIVHVGVPSDAVWVQVK is encoded by the coding sequence ATGGCTTTCAAGATCAAGAACCTCCcatctttctttcttattcttcttcaaaCCATCTTCTTTCAGCTCGTAATTGCCATTGAAAATGGTACAAACACCAAAGGAGGTCACTGGGTGGAGCTCAAGCGCAGCATAGGCATCTCCGCCATGCACATGCAACTAATGTACGACAACAAGGTCGTAATCTTCGACCGCACCGACTTCGGCCCCTCCAACATCTCCCTCTCCCACCACCGCTGCCGCTTCAACCCCCACGACCTCGCCCTCAAGCTCGACTGCACCGCCCACTCCGTCCTCTACGACCTCTCCCACAACACCCTCCGCCCCCTCACCCTCCGCACCGACGCCTGGTGCTCCTCCGGGGCTCTCACCCCCGACGGCTCCCTCCTCCAGACTGGCGGTTTCAACGACGGCTACACCACCCTCCGCTCCTTCACCCCCTGCCCCCAACACAATACCTGCGACTGGCGCGAACTTCGCAACCACAGCCTCTCGAACAGCCGCTGGTACTCCTCCAACCAAATCCTTCCCTCTGGGAAAATCATTGTCGTGGGTGGCCGCAACTCCTTCACCTACGAATTCGTCCCCAAAAACGACGTCGCCTCCAAGTCGTTTCACTACCTCCCCTTCTTGAAACTCACGCGTGACCCCAACCGCGGCGAGGAGAACAATCTTTACCCGTTCTTGCATCTTTTACCAGACGGAAACCTCTTCATCTTCGCCAATCGCAACTCCATCCTCTTCGACTACACCACCAACAAAGTCCTCCGCAACTTCCCTATTATCCCCGgccaagaaaaaagaaactacCCCAGCACAGCCTCCTCCGTCCTTCTCCCGTTAAACCTAACGGGTCTCAACGGAACGCGTTTGCCAGACGCAGAAATTATGATATGCGGCGGGGCCTACCCCGGCGCGTTTAGCTTGGCCAACACGTTGAAGATTTTTCTAGAAGCTTCCAGAACCTGCGGGAGGTTGAGGGTGACGGATTCGAAACCCGTGTGGGTCATGGAAACCATGCCCACGCCGAGGGTTATGCCTGACATGGTCCTGCTTCCCAATGGGAATGTCATTATCTTGAACGGTGCAATGAATGGTACAGCCGGGTGGGAGAACGCGGCCAACCCGGTTTTGTATCCGGTTTTGTATAGACCCGGTTTGGTTGACCAGTTTCCGAGGTTTCAATTACTGGCGCCAGCGAGTACTCCGAGGATGTATCACTCGTCCGCTGTGCTGGTACCAGATGGGAGGGTTTTAGTGGGCGGGAGCAACCCTCATAGGGTTTATAATTTTCGGGCAAACCCGTACCCGACGGAGTTGAGTTTGGATGCGTATTACCCGGAGTATTTGGAGACCGAGTTTGACTCGTTGCGGCCCTCGATAGTCGCTGTTGAGGCTACGAACAATACGGCGTCGTATGGAGGGATGTTTGCTGTGAATTTTTTGCTACGGGAGTACCGTGTGGGAGGTGTGGGAGTGACGCTGGTGGCGCCGTCATTTACGACGCACTCGTTCGCGATGAACCAGAGGTTGCTTGTGCTGGAGGTGGTGGGGGTTGAGCAGGTGGCGCCGTCAGGGTACAGAGTGGTGGCGCGTGCGCCTCCCTCGCTGACTGTGGCGCCACCTGGGTTCTACATGCTTTTCATCGTGCACGTTGGAGTTCCGAGCGATGCGGTTTGGGTTCAGGTGAAGTGA